A genomic stretch from Sulfurihydrogenibium azorense Az-Fu1 includes:
- a CDS encoding DUF190 domain-containing protein gives MKIEGEALLLRIHIGEADKCEGKPLYKKIVQILRENHIAGATVLRGILGYGKSTVIHSASILDLSEDLPIIVEVIDSEEKIKNVIPIIEKYVKNGLITMEKVKVIKYTAEGE, from the coding sequence ATGAAAATAGAAGGTGAAGCTTTACTTTTAAGGATACATATAGGTGAAGCTGATAAGTGTGAAGGAAAACCACTTTATAAAAAGATTGTCCAAATCTTAAGAGAAAATCATATAGCAGGTGCAACTGTTCTTAGAGGGATATTAGGATACGGAAAATCTACCGTTATACACTCTGCTTCTATTTTAGACCTATCTGAAGACCTACCAATAATAGTTGAAGTTATAGACAGTGAAGAGAAAATAAAAAATGTAATTCCAATCATAGAAAAGTATGTTAAAAATGGTTTAATTACCATGGAAAAAGTAAAAGTAATCAAATACACAGCCGAAGGAGAGTAG
- the crcB gene encoding fluoride efflux transporter CrcB has product MDKYIVLAIGGAIGTILRYITGVYSAKILGSDFPYGTLIVNTVGSFILSFFMILFLEKLSLDPLWRLFVAVGFCGSFTTMSSFTYETFALLIDGDYIKAGLNVILNLTLSLTSAFLGIVFARSLL; this is encoded by the coding sequence ATGGATAAGTACATAGTTTTAGCTATTGGTGGAGCAATAGGAACTATTTTAAGGTACATTACAGGTGTATATTCTGCAAAGATATTAGGGTCTGACTTTCCATATGGAACGTTGATAGTAAATACAGTTGGATCTTTTATACTGAGTTTTTTTATGATTCTATTTTTAGAAAAGTTGTCTTTAGATCCTTTATGGAGACTTTTTGTGGCAGTTGGATTTTGTGGTAGCTTTACTACTATGTCATCTTTTACTTATGAAACATTTGCCCTTTTAATAGACGGAGATTATATAAAAGCTGGATTAAACGTAATTTTAAATCTAACATTATCTTTAACATCAGCCTTTTTAGGTATAGTTTTTGCTAGGAGTTTACTATGA
- a CDS encoding aspartate kinase, giving the protein MPLIVQKYGGTSVGNIERIKNVARKIKKAVDEGNQVVVVSSAMTGETDRLIGLTRELSNRPNPREQDMVVATGEQVAIGLVAIALQELGVPAISLTGWQVPIITDNVHTKARIKKIDTHRIRKHLDEGKVVIVAGFQGVSEDGDITTLGRGGSDTSAVALAAALKADVCEIYTDVPGVFTADPRIVENARKIPVISYEEMMEMASLGSKVMQIRSVEFGAKYGVKIHVRSSFNDEEGTWIMEENEEMEKVVVRGISHELKESRITVVRVPDKPGVAAKLFKALGDKNIVVDMIVQNVSHKGFTDISFTVNKTDADYAEEIAREVAKEVGAEDVERNDKIAKISVVGLGMKTHSGVAGKMFEVLYKEGINIYAISTSEIKISCLIDEKYAELAVRALHEAFIENMEGDIQYE; this is encoded by the coding sequence TTGCCTTTAATCGTTCAAAAGTATGGTGGCACTTCTGTAGGTAATATAGAAAGGATAAAAAATGTTGCAAGAAAGATAAAAAAGGCTGTAGATGAAGGAAATCAAGTAGTTGTAGTATCTTCTGCAATGACCGGAGAAACTGACAGATTAATTGGTCTTACAAGAGAGCTGTCAAACAGACCAAATCCTCGAGAGCAAGATATGGTTGTAGCAACAGGTGAGCAAGTCGCTATAGGGTTGGTTGCTATTGCATTACAAGAGTTAGGTGTGCCAGCTATTAGTTTAACAGGTTGGCAAGTGCCTATCATAACAGATAACGTCCACACAAAAGCAAGAATAAAAAAGATAGATACCCATAGAATAAGAAAACATCTTGACGAAGGAAAGGTTGTTATAGTAGCCGGATTTCAAGGTGTAAGTGAAGATGGAGATATTACAACGTTAGGTAGAGGAGGTTCTGATACTTCGGCGGTAGCTTTGGCTGCAGCGTTAAAGGCCGATGTATGTGAGATTTATACAGACGTTCCAGGTGTCTTTACAGCTGACCCAAGAATAGTAGAAAATGCGAGAAAAATACCTGTAATATCTTACGAAGAGATGATGGAAATGGCATCTTTAGGATCTAAAGTGATGCAGATAAGGTCTGTAGAGTTTGGAGCCAAGTATGGCGTAAAAATACATGTAAGGTCTTCTTTTAACGATGAAGAAGGAACTTGGATAATGGAGGAGAATGAAGAGATGGAAAAAGTAGTAGTAAGAGGGATTTCTCACGAATTAAAAGAGTCAAGAATAACAGTTGTTAGAGTACCTGACAAACCCGGGGTAGCTGCAAAACTTTTCAAAGCCTTAGGAGATAAGAATATAGTCGTTGATATGATAGTTCAGAACGTTTCCCACAAAGGATTTACAGATATCTCTTTTACTGTTAATAAAACTGATGCAGATTACGCTGAAGAGATAGCAAGGGAAGTGGCGAAGGAAGTTGGAGCTGAAGATGTTGAAAGAAACGATAAAATTGCAAAAATCTCAGTAGTAGGCCTTGGTATGAAAACCCACTCAGGTGTTGCTGGAAAGATGTTTGAAGTCCTATACAAAGAAGGTATCAACATATACGCAATATCAACTTCTGAGATAAAAATATCTTGTCTTATAGATGAAAAGTATGCAGAGCTTGCAGTAAGGGCTCTCCACGAAGCTTTTATAGAGAACATGGAAGGTGATATACAGTATGAGTAA
- a CDS encoding YdcF family protein gives MFFLKKLITFFILPPGLFIVIFSVIAYFGRKDRKIFIVSFLSAFFIYLLSIEPVKDSLLRPLETKYPIPNKLNGDVIVVLGGGSYNTGILTEDSLKRVLTGFVLHKKLNLPIILSGGSAITNLPEAEVMKNILNELGVDKSMIYTDVNSRDTLGNAFFVKKICEKNGFKRIILVTSAYHMPRSVIVFQKAGLDVIPYPTDFKMDKRYTVYSYFPKMNVLQDSTKAIREYVGLIAYQLNWILR, from the coding sequence ATGTTTTTCTTAAAAAAACTAATAACTTTCTTTATATTACCTCCAGGGCTTTTTATTGTTATTTTTAGTGTTATAGCATATTTTGGAAGGAAAGATAGAAAGATATTTATTGTTTCATTTCTATCAGCTTTTTTTATATATTTACTTTCAATAGAACCTGTTAAAGATAGTTTACTTAGACCTCTTGAGACTAAGTACCCTATTCCTAATAAGTTAAACGGAGATGTTATAGTTGTTTTAGGTGGTGGAAGTTATAACACAGGTATTTTAACAGAAGACTCTCTAAAAAGAGTTTTAACTGGGTTTGTTCTTCATAAAAAGCTTAACCTTCCTATAATCTTATCTGGAGGGTCTGCTATAACTAACCTTCCTGAAGCTGAAGTTATGAAAAATATCCTAAATGAACTTGGAGTAGACAAATCTATGATTTATACGGACGTAAACAGTAGGGATACGTTAGGGAATGCTTTCTTTGTAAAGAAGATATGCGAAAAAAATGGATTTAAAAGGATTATTTTAGTTACCTCTGCATACCATATGCCAAGGTCTGTAATCGTTTTTCAAAAAGCAGGTCTTGATGTTATTCCTTACCCGACAGACTTTAAGATGGATAAAAGATACACAGTTTACAGTTACTTTCCTAAAATGAACGTTTTACAAGACTCTACTAAAGCGATAAGAGAGTATGTAGGACTAATTGCTTACCAGTTAAACTGGATTTTGAGATGA